A window of the Diabrotica undecimpunctata isolate CICGRU chromosome 1, icDiaUnde3, whole genome shotgun sequence genome harbors these coding sequences:
- the LOC140440234 gene encoding uncharacterized protein — MANTKTNRNSAQVGGVCYAKYHTQKRVCLVESKGGKNSLSTHRMHIATFIMRTMRTEDNLEELQEELKAIKLDIVDLCETRLKGEETTLLKSGYTLYQYNSGNNQCIGGVGFLVHKRIENLVTKFQAISNRVIYLVIKLNRTYTIQIIHFYALTPSADNEEVKQLTL, encoded by the coding sequence ATGGCGAATACTAAAACGAACAGAAACAGTGCCCAGGTGGGTGGAGTATGTTATGCCAAATACCATACCCAGAAAAGGGTCTGCCTCGTGGAATCTAAGGGAGGCAAGAACTCACTTAGTACACACAGAATGCACATCGCAACATTTATCATGAGAACGATGAGGACAGAAGATAATCTAGAAGAGTTGCAAGAAGAACTTAAGGCCATAAAATTGGACATAGTAGACTTATGCGAGACAAGGCTTAAAGGCGAAGAAACGActctactaaaatcaggatacaCTTTGTACCAATACAATTCAGGAAATAACCAATGTATAGGAGGCGTAGGCTTTTTGGTACATAAGAGAATTGAAAACTTGGTAACTAAATTCCAAGCGATTTCTAATAGAGTTATATATCTGGTAATAAAACTAAATCGTACATACACCATTCAAATAATCCACTTTTATGCATTAACTCCTTCTGCAGATAATGAAGAGGTAAAACAACTTACTTTATGA